One Faecalicatena sp. Marseille-Q4148 DNA window includes the following coding sequences:
- a CDS encoding TetR/AcrR family transcriptional regulator, with the protein MKKQEKTQKTKERILDAALQEFGTKSYDAASINSICEIGKISKGLIYHNFKGKDELYLLCVKKSYDELVVALKVQTFEIQDAKMALQNFLMIRQKFFQENPFYANIFFNAVLQPPKHLVRELMELRCGFDEYFSQCYLAILDCLSLRDGITREMALEYFLIASEMFNGYFQKKVGQSGDYRKLVEDHEGRLSVIFDIMLYGIAKEPIEKKG; encoded by the coding sequence ATGAAAAAACAAGAAAAAACTCAGAAAACAAAAGAGCGAATTCTTGATGCAGCTCTTCAAGAATTTGGAACCAAAAGTTACGATGCAGCGTCAATTAACAGCATCTGTGAAATTGGAAAAATTTCAAAAGGGCTCATCTACCACAATTTCAAAGGGAAAGATGAACTATATCTGCTTTGTGTAAAAAAAAGTTATGATGAATTGGTGGTGGCTTTGAAAGTGCAGACGTTTGAGATTCAAGATGCTAAGATGGCTCTGCAAAATTTTTTGATGATAAGGCAAAAATTTTTCCAGGAAAATCCTTTCTATGCAAACATTTTTTTCAATGCAGTGTTACAACCACCGAAGCATCTGGTTCGAGAACTTATGGAGTTGCGTTGTGGGTTCGATGAATATTTTAGCCAGTGCTATCTTGCTATTTTGGATTGTTTGTCTTTAAGGGATGGAATTACAAGAGAAATGGCATTGGAATATTTTTTGATTGCCAGTGAAATGTTTAATGGTTATTTTCAGAAAAAGGTCGGGCAAAGTGGAGATTATCGGAAATTGGTTGAAGACCATGAAGGCAGATTGTCTGTAATATTTGATATTATGCTTTACGGGATTGCAAAAGAACCAATAGAGAAGAAAGGTTAG
- a CDS encoding cytidylate kinase family protein: MLLLFLRLLFTIGIAFLVGKLVSKVKLPSILGWLLTGMVLGPHALSLMNQQLLDAQWYQTMVHILECGVGLMIGTELVWNKIKRSGKAIIITTLTQSLGTFLVVSLVFSIIFYVSHIPVYLAFIFGGIALATAPAPALSIVREFKTTGPVTKTLIPMAALDDIVGCIVFFTTIAIVAGNLSAGDLPGYMIVIVVFLPLLIGVVTGLAAGVVLKKERSKAITLMLLLTMIIVASGVGFIFNTLVLPRPVLNFMLIGMAFSATFSNMVSETRLEQIMEGFNPLLGIAMIVVILNLGAPLDYHLIFGAGLFTAIYILTRATGKYFGAYFGASISKSPETVKKYLGLTLLPHSGVSLVFTGIAVSVLTIPAPECAKIVQGTIAAAAVINEVIAVITAKKGFEWAGELKGSKSKSEDDVQHTIITISRQHGSGGREIGKKVAEQLGIPFYDQEIIDLASKESNLDISFFENSETKDAGSLIHQLSVDNHVTLPITDRVYLHQVKVIRDIAAKSGCVIVGRCADTVLADYPHLLRVFIYADTDIRRVRVENCYHESANDLEKLEKKRCSYYQHYTGKKFGDAQNYDMCLNSGSLGMDECVKTICSAYFNHTKV; the protein is encoded by the coding sequence ATGCTTCTGTTATTTTTAAGATTATTGTTTACTATAGGGATTGCTTTTCTTGTGGGAAAGCTTGTTTCAAAAGTAAAACTACCGTCTATATTGGGATGGTTACTTACAGGAATGGTTTTAGGCCCACACGCATTGTCACTGATGAATCAGCAGCTTTTGGACGCGCAGTGGTATCAGACGATGGTACATATTCTTGAGTGTGGTGTTGGTTTGATGATTGGAACAGAACTTGTCTGGAACAAAATAAAGCGGTCAGGCAAGGCTATTATCATTACTACGCTGACACAGTCATTGGGAACATTTCTTGTTGTTTCCCTTGTTTTTAGCATCATATTTTATGTATCACATATCCCGGTTTATTTGGCATTCATTTTTGGAGGAATTGCACTTGCAACAGCACCGGCTCCAGCCTTGTCTATCGTTAGGGAATTTAAGACGACAGGACCGGTTACAAAAACATTAATTCCAATGGCGGCTCTGGATGATATTGTAGGTTGTATTGTCTTTTTCACGACGATTGCGATTGTCGCAGGCAATCTTTCTGCGGGTGATCTGCCTGGATATATGATAGTCATTGTTGTCTTTTTGCCTTTACTCATCGGTGTTGTAACAGGTCTGGCAGCGGGAGTTGTTTTAAAAAAAGAGCGAAGCAAAGCGATTACACTAATGCTGCTGTTGACAATGATTATAGTAGCCTCTGGTGTTGGATTTATTTTTAATACACTGGTATTGCCTCGTCCCGTTTTGAATTTTATGTTAATTGGAATGGCTTTTTCAGCAACATTTTCCAATATGGTTTCTGAAACAAGACTGGAACAGATCATGGAAGGATTCAATCCTCTTTTAGGTATTGCCATGATTGTAGTAATCTTGAATCTTGGCGCGCCTCTTGACTATCACTTGATTTTTGGAGCAGGTCTGTTTACTGCCATTTATATTTTGACAAGAGCAACAGGAAAATATTTTGGAGCATATTTTGGTGCAAGTATTTCAAAGTCTCCAGAAACTGTAAAAAAATATCTAGGTCTTACGCTTTTACCGCATTCTGGCGTTTCTCTTGTATTTACGGGGATTGCCGTTTCTGTTTTGACTATACCCGCGCCAGAGTGTGCCAAAATTGTTCAGGGAACTATTGCAGCGGCAGCGGTAATCAATGAGGTCATTGCTGTAATAACAGCCAAGAAGGGATTTGAGTGGGCTGGTGAATTGAAGGGTTCGAAAAGTAAGAGTGAAGATGATGTACAACATACGATTATTACAATCAGCAGACAACATGGAAGCGGAGGACGTGAAATCGGGAAAAAAGTGGCAGAACAGCTGGGAATTCCATTCTATGACCAAGAAATTATTGATTTGGCATCAAAGGAGAGCAATCTTGATATCAGCTTTTTTGAGAACAGTGAAACAAAGGATGCAGGTAGTTTGATTCACCAACTTTCTGTGGATAACCATGTCACGCTTCCGATTACAGATAGAGTGTATTTGCATCAAGTTAAGGTAATTCGAGATATCGCAGCAAAGAGTGGATGCGTAATTGTAGGGCGTTGTGCAGATACCGTCTTAGCTGATTATCCGCATCTTCTTCGAGTTTTTATCTATGCGGATACAGATATAAGACGAGTGCGTGTTGAAAATTGCTACCATGAATCGGCAAATGATCTGGAAAAGTTGGAGAAAAAACGTTGTTCCTATTATCAGCATTATACAGGGAAAAAATTTGGTGATGCACAAAATTATGATATGTGTCTGAATAGTGGATCGCTAGGTATGGATGAGTGCGTGAAAACAATCTGTTCTGCCTACTTTAACCATACGAAAGTATAG
- the pnuC gene encoding nicotinamide riboside transporter PnuC translates to MKLIRNFTRYEILLWVCSVFIIISSFIYFDTNNYFILTASLIGITSLIFCAKGNAIGQLLMIIFSLLYGYISYTFDYYGEMLTYLGMTLPMAILSLITWLKNPYEDNNNEVKIETLTVKEVRFMMFLTIIVTFIFYFILEFFNTSNLFFSTISITTSFIAVYLTYKRSSFYALAYAANDLVLIILWYLASLDNSMYISVVICFCIFFINDVYGYMNWKKMKLLQSI, encoded by the coding sequence ATGAAATTAATAAGGAATTTCACACGATATGAAATATTGCTATGGGTTTGCTCAGTTTTTATTATAATTAGTTCTTTTATTTATTTTGATACCAATAATTATTTTATTTTGACTGCATCTTTAATAGGAATCACATCATTAATTTTCTGCGCTAAGGGAAATGCAATTGGTCAATTATTAATGATAATTTTTAGCTTATTATATGGATATATATCATACACTTTTGATTACTACGGTGAAATGCTTACATATTTGGGGATGACCTTGCCAATGGCGATCCTATCATTAATTACTTGGCTGAAAAATCCATATGAAGATAATAACAATGAAGTGAAGATTGAAACATTGACCGTAAAGGAAGTTAGATTTATGATGTTTCTAACAATTATTGTAACTTTTATTTTTTATTTTATTCTTGAATTTTTTAATACTTCTAATCTGTTTTTCAGTACAATATCAATTACTACTAGCTTTATTGCTGTATATCTAACATATAAAAGAAGTTCATTTTATGCATTAGCTTATGCAGCGAATGATTTAGTGCTAATTATATTGTGGTATTTAGCCTCACTGGATAATTCGATGTATATCTCTGTTGTCATATGTTTTTGTATATTTTTTATTAATGACGTTTATGGTTACATGAATTGGAAAAAAATGAAATTATTACAAAGTATATAA
- a CDS encoding GNAT family N-acetyltransferase yields the protein MFIDFESDEIQLCLQKTVDGNIEKEWLPAYYFAICDKQGREMGVCDLRVGHNLNTYYGGNIGYRIYEEYRGHHYAGKACLLLFGLAKKHNMDYLIITCNPDNYASKRTCEYLGCHLIETAELPEDNDMRLEDGEMEKCIYRIDLR from the coding sequence ATGTTTATAGACTTTGAGAGCGATGAAATCCAATTGTGTTTGCAAAAAACAGTAGATGGTAATATTGAGAAAGAATGGCTTCCTGCATATTATTTTGCTATTTGCGATAAGCAGGGGCGAGAGATGGGAGTTTGTGATTTGAGGGTTGGCCATAATTTAAATACATATTATGGTGGTAATATCGGATATCGCATATATGAAGAGTATAGGGGCCACCATTATGCTGGAAAAGCATGCTTACTATTATTTGGATTAGCGAAAAAGCATAATATGGATTATCTCATCATTACCTGCAATCCTGATAACTATGCGTCAAAAAGGACTTGTGAATATTTGGGATGTCATCTTATTGAGACTGCTGAATTGCCAGAAGATAATGATATGCGGCTTGAAGATGGTGAAATGGAAAAATGTATATATCGAATTGATTTGAGATAA
- a CDS encoding AraC family transcriptional regulator produces the protein MDWVDAISKAIQYIEEHITEELTADRISENINISSFYFQKGFAMLCGFTLMEYIRNRRLALAGNDLATGEEKIIDIAMKYGYDSPDSFTRAFTRFHGVTPTAARKGQVMLKSFAPLKVKLSLEGGYIMDYRIVKKEAFTVIANAREFSYEDAKDVVPQFWQEHYQAGKGKTVMGVYGINIDLNMGHDTFEYLIADPYNPVKEVPEGFTVKTIPEFTWAVFPCKGALPYALQDVNTKIFTEWLPALREYEFAAGYCVEYYDDPSKYSKGAQDENYYCEIWIPVKKK, from the coding sequence ATGGATTGGGTGGATGCAATAAGTAAAGCAATTCAGTATATCGAAGAACATATCACAGAGGAGTTGACCGCAGACAGAATTTCAGAAAATATCAATATTTCTTCCTTTTATTTTCAGAAAGGATTTGCGATGCTTTGCGGATTTACGCTTATGGAATATATCAGGAACCGCAGACTTGCACTAGCTGGAAATGATCTGGCTACGGGTGAGGAGAAGATTATAGATATTGCAATGAAATATGGATATGATTCTCCGGATAGTTTTACACGAGCGTTTACAAGGTTTCATGGTGTGACACCGACAGCAGCCAGAAAAGGACAGGTCATGCTGAAATCTTTTGCACCGCTGAAGGTAAAACTGTCATTAGAAGGAGGATATATCATGGATTACAGAATTGTAAAAAAAGAAGCTTTTACCGTAATTGCAAATGCAAGAGAATTTTCTTATGAAGATGCAAAGGATGTAGTACCGCAGTTCTGGCAGGAACATTATCAGGCGGGAAAAGGAAAAACGGTTATGGGGGTATATGGAATCAACATTGACCTGAACATGGGACATGATACTTTTGAGTATCTCATTGCAGATCCATATAATCCGGTCAAGGAGGTTCCGGAAGGCTTTACAGTGAAGACGATTCCGGAGTTTACATGGGCGGTATTCCCTTGCAAAGGTGCTTTGCCGTATGCATTGCAGGATGTGAACACAAAGATTTTTACAGAATGGCTCCCAGCACTTAGAGAATATGAATTTGCTGCAGGGTATTGTGTAGAATATTATGATGATCCATCGAAATATTCGAAGGGAGCGCAGGACGAAAACTATTATTGTGAAATCTGGATTCCGGTTAAGAAAAAGTAG
- a CDS encoding NAD(P)H-dependent oxidoreductase — translation MSKVLVAYFSASGVTAKLAKRLAVSIGADLHEIQPEIPYTDADLDWRDKNSRSSVEMNDKSFRPAVANKVDKIDQYSVIFIAFPIWWYVAPTIMNTFLEQYDLKGKTIIPLATSGSSGMGNTNKELEDSCPGAELKEGKRFSADASEEELKAWAEQFGISLA, via the coding sequence ATGAGTAAGGTATTAGTAGCGTATTTCAGTGCCAGTGGTGTAACAGCAAAACTGGCGAAGCGGCTTGCAGTGTCTATCGGAGCGGATTTACATGAGATTCAGCCGGAAATTCCATACACAGATGCCGATTTAGACTGGAGAGATAAAAATAGCCGCAGCAGTGTGGAAATGAATGATAAGTCATTCCGGCCTGCAGTTGCAAATAAGGTGGATAAAATCGATCAGTATTCGGTTATTTTCATAGCTTTTCCTATTTGGTGGTATGTTGCCCCGACCATTATGAACACGTTTTTGGAGCAATATGATCTGAAAGGAAAGACAATTATTCCGTTGGCAACTTCAGGCAGCAGTGGTATGGGGAACACAAATAAAGAACTGGAGGATTCCTGTCCGGGAGCGGAATTAAAAGAAGGAAAGAGATTCTCTGCGGATGCAAGCGAAGAAGAACTAAAGGCATGGGCAGAACAATTCGGGATTTCATTGGCATAA
- a CDS encoding ABC transporter ATP-binding protein, with protein sequence MDAIKTVNLTKYYGKAKGIENLSLTVQAGEFFGFIGPNGAGKSTTIRTLLGLITPTSGMAQIFGLDIVKEKEKILQKVGYLPAEAVFYPGMRVKDMLKLSADLQKMNCTGDAKILCERLHLDETRKVDELSFGNRKKVAIVCALQHRPELLILDEPTGGLDPLMQKEFFDILRERNEEGTTVFLSSHILSEIQRNCTRAAIIRDGSVIACDSVEALSKTSTKRIVVHGNVKLDALEGIRDKKSMKDSVSFLYSGDMNRLLQVLSAGQISDLSITEPNLEEIFMHYYTKAGDIL encoded by the coding sequence ATGGATGCAATCAAAACAGTGAACCTTACAAAATATTACGGCAAAGCAAAAGGAATTGAAAATCTTAGTCTGACAGTACAGGCAGGCGAATTTTTTGGATTTATCGGACCAAATGGAGCCGGGAAATCAACAACAATCCGAACACTATTGGGATTAATAACACCGACAAGCGGTATGGCACAGATATTCGGATTGGATATTGTGAAGGAAAAGGAAAAGATTTTACAGAAGGTTGGTTATCTCCCGGCTGAAGCTGTATTTTATCCGGGTATGAGAGTAAAAGATATGCTGAAGTTGTCGGCAGATCTGCAAAAAATGAATTGTACCGGGGATGCAAAAATCCTTTGCGAACGATTGCATCTTGATGAGACACGAAAGGTAGATGAGTTATCTTTTGGAAATCGAAAAAAGGTTGCTATTGTATGTGCTTTGCAGCATAGACCGGAATTACTGATTCTTGATGAGCCGACCGGGGGACTGGATCCGCTGATGCAGAAGGAGTTTTTTGATATTCTGAGAGAAAGAAATGAAGAGGGGACAACTGTTTTTTTATCCAGTCACATCCTTTCAGAAATCCAACGGAACTGTACCCGGGCCGCGATTATCCGGGATGGCAGTGTAATTGCATGCGACAGTGTGGAAGCGTTATCCAAAACAAGTACGAAACGTATCGTGGTGCATGGAAACGTAAAGTTAGATGCGCTTGAGGGGATTCGTGATAAAAAGAGTATGAAGGATTCTGTCAGCTTTCTATACAGTGGCGATATGAACCGTCTGCTCCAAGTACTATCTGCCGGACAGATCTCGGATCTTTCTATTACAGAGCCGAATTTGGAAGAAATATTTATGCACTATTACACAAAGGCTGGTGATATCCTATGA
- a CDS encoding ABC transporter permease subunit translates to MTIVKHELRQGKISFWIWTISIGLLLTVCVFLFPEMKGEMESLNDVFASMGSFTAAFGMDRLNFGTLVGFYAIECGNILGLGGAFYASLCAVGILSKEEKDRTAEILLTHPVSRRRIMIEKLIAVTLQITAMNMIIYILAVSSIAVIGEAIPWREINLLHAAYYLLQMELAGICFGISAFLRRGSTGVGLGIAAMMYVLNLISNITESAEFLKYITPFGYCEGADLVTNGSLDGGLITIGMIICIGSVAAAFLKYLRKDILD, encoded by the coding sequence ATGACGATTGTAAAACATGAATTAAGGCAGGGGAAGATTTCCTTTTGGATATGGACGATATCGATTGGTCTTCTGCTTACAGTCTGTGTGTTCCTTTTTCCGGAGATGAAGGGAGAAATGGAGAGCCTTAATGATGTGTTTGCTTCTATGGGGAGCTTTACCGCTGCCTTTGGAATGGATAGATTAAACTTTGGTACTCTTGTTGGTTTTTATGCGATTGAATGCGGGAATATTTTAGGACTGGGAGGTGCATTTTATGCCTCACTTTGTGCCGTTGGTATTCTCAGCAAAGAGGAAAAGGACAGAACAGCAGAAATTCTGCTGACACATCCGGTAAGCCGCAGACGGATTATGATTGAAAAACTGATTGCTGTTACACTTCAGATTACGGCGATGAATATGATCATTTATATACTGGCGGTAAGTTCTATAGCTGTGATTGGAGAGGCAATACCATGGAGAGAAATCAATCTGTTACACGCGGCATACTATTTACTTCAGATGGAACTGGCGGGAATCTGTTTTGGGATTTCAGCATTTTTGCGAAGAGGAAGTACAGGTGTCGGGCTGGGAATTGCGGCAATGATGTATGTTTTGAATTTGATTTCAAATATAACAGAATCTGCGGAGTTTTTAAAATACATCACCCCATTTGGTTATTGTGAAGGAGCAGATCTCGTAACCAATGGCAGTCTGGATGGTGGACTGATTACAATTGGTATGATAATATGCATAGGCAGTGTAGCTGCTGCATTTTTGAAATATTTACGGAAAGATATATTAGATTGA
- the thiW gene encoding energy coupling factor transporter S component ThiW: MKRSKGLLKMVVLSMLVALGVVISPILRVEGMCPMAHFINIVCSVFLGPWYSLLCAALIGILRMTLMGIPPLALTGAVFGAFLSGVFYRISKGKILFAVLGEVIGTGIIGAIVSYPVMTFLWGKEGLSWMFYVPSFICGTLIGGSIAYVFLRKLADNGMLTRIQAMLDAKCYGDKSSIFSNAVMIAGFGAIFFVVIKIAADIFHLEAFAWSFLAYASLGVCAVAAVVYFAVKKGREHP, translated from the coding sequence ATGAAACGTTCAAAAGGATTATTGAAAATGGTTGTACTGTCGATGCTGGTAGCTCTTGGAGTGGTCATATCACCAATCTTAAGAGTGGAGGGGATGTGTCCTATGGCGCATTTTATTAATATAGTTTGTTCTGTATTTCTTGGACCATGGTATTCACTGCTCTGCGCTGCACTTATCGGAATTTTGCGTATGACATTGATGGGAATTCCGCCACTTGCATTAACCGGAGCTGTATTTGGCGCATTTCTATCCGGAGTTTTCTATCGGATTTCGAAAGGAAAGATTTTATTTGCAGTACTTGGAGAAGTCATTGGGACAGGAATTATCGGAGCCATTGTATCTTACCCGGTTATGACCTTTTTATGGGGCAAAGAAGGATTGAGCTGGATGTTCTATGTGCCTTCATTTATTTGTGGTACTTTGATCGGAGGCAGCATTGCTTATGTATTTCTTAGAAAACTGGCAGATAATGGTATGCTTACGAGAATCCAGGCGATGCTTGACGCGAAATGCTATGGCGATAAGAGCAGTATTTTTTCAAATGCAGTGATGATTGCTGGGTTCGGGGCAATTTTCTTTGTTGTGATAAAAATCGCTGCAGATATTTTCCACCTGGAGGCTTTCGCATGGTCCTTTTTAGCTTATGCTTCACTTGGCGTCTGTGCTGTGGCAGCAGTGGTGTATTTTGCAGTAAAAAAGGGGAGGGAGCATCCGTAA
- the thiM gene encoding hydroxyethylthiazole kinase has translation MKDLRQMIRRKQALIHCITNPISMTQCANAVLAMGARPMMAEHPEEVEEITATAGALLLNLGNISDVRMEAMRRSLKTAKEYQIPVVLDAVGVACSALRRNFAMEMLAEEAVTVIKGNYSEITALYDSNYHSSGVDADKALCIDRTAERAMALSEKYHAVILASGAKDLVADRKQLCVVNCGTPQLANITGTGCMLGAVCASCLASEDAAEAAVDACMIMGICGELSETEQGSGSFLKNLLDQLSTWSEETILSRAKVEVRTIEKF, from the coding sequence ATGAAAGATCTGCGACAAATGATTAGAAGAAAACAGGCATTGATTCACTGTATTACAAATCCAATTTCAATGACACAGTGTGCAAATGCGGTGCTGGCAATGGGAGCAAGGCCAATGATGGCAGAACATCCGGAAGAAGTAGAAGAGATTACAGCTACAGCAGGAGCACTGCTTCTGAATCTTGGGAATATTTCTGATGTTCGAATGGAAGCAATGAGACGTTCTCTGAAAACGGCGAAAGAATATCAGATTCCGGTTGTTCTGGATGCGGTTGGTGTGGCATGTTCAGCGCTGAGAAGGAATTTTGCGATGGAGATGCTTGCAGAAGAGGCAGTGACGGTAATCAAAGGAAATTATTCTGAAATTACAGCGCTTTATGATAGTAATTACCATTCTTCAGGGGTGGATGCGGATAAAGCTCTTTGCATCGATAGAACGGCAGAACGTGCAATGGCGTTGTCTGAGAAATATCATGCGGTAATCCTGGCAAGTGGAGCGAAAGATCTTGTTGCAGACAGAAAGCAGCTGTGCGTCGTAAATTGTGGAACGCCCCAGCTTGCTAACATTACCGGAACTGGATGTATGCTCGGGGCAGTCTGTGCCTCCTGTCTTGCGTCAGAAGATGCAGCAGAAGCGGCAGTAGATGCCTGCATGATTATGGGAATTTGCGGAGAGTTATCCGAAACAGAACAGGGATCCGGAAGTTTTTTGAAAAATCTTCTGGATCAATTATCGACATGGAGTGAAGAAACGATTCTTTCCAGAGCAAAGGTGGAGGTGAGAACGATTGAAAAATTTTGA
- the thiE gene encoding thiamine phosphate synthase: protein MKNFDLKLYFITDSTGFCEEEFLYRVEEALKGGVTFLQLREKEKTTREYIALAKKVQKLTKKYHIPLIIDDRLDVALAVEADGVHLGQSDMPVSIARSILGEDKIIGATAKTVEQAVEAWKEGADYLGVGAIYPTTTKVKTILTSTKMLTDICKAVPIPVNAIGGLNADNLDVLKGIPIAGICVVSAIMKADDPAQAAKILREKIEVGL from the coding sequence TTGAAAAATTTTGATTTGAAACTTTATTTTATCACAGACAGCACAGGATTTTGTGAAGAAGAATTTCTTTACAGAGTAGAAGAAGCCTTGAAGGGAGGTGTGACGTTCCTTCAGCTTCGCGAAAAAGAAAAAACAACGAGAGAGTACATTGCGCTTGCAAAAAAGGTGCAGAAATTAACAAAAAAGTATCATATTCCGCTCATCATTGATGACCGGTTGGATGTGGCACTGGCAGTGGAAGCAGATGGAGTTCATCTTGGACAGAGTGATATGCCGGTTTCTATTGCAAGAAGTATCTTAGGAGAAGATAAGATCATTGGCGCTACGGCAAAAACAGTGGAACAGGCAGTGGAGGCATGGAAAGAGGGGGCAGATTATCTCGGAGTTGGAGCAATTTATCCGACAACTACAAAGGTGAAGACAATATTAACGTCAACAAAGATGCTTACAGATATTTGTAAAGCAGTTCCCATTCCGGTGAATGCAATCGGCGGATTAAATGCAGATAATCTGGATGTGTTAAAGGGCATTCCGATTGCAGGGATCTGTGTCGTATCGGCAATTATGAAGGCGGATGATCCGGCTCAAGCGGCGAAAATACTCCGGGAGAAAATTGAGGTGGGCTTATGA
- the thiD gene encoding bifunctional hydroxymethylpyrimidine kinase/phosphomethylpyrimidine kinase produces the protein MKTALSIAGSDSSGGAGIQADMKTMTMNGVYGMCAITALTAQNTTGVQGIQEASPEFLKQQIDAVFEDIYPDAVKIGMLSSAKLIQVIAERLRFYKAEHIVIDPVMVATSGSKLMKTDAVEVLTKELLPLAELVTPNIPEAEILAEMTISDRTDMEAAAKKIGNTYGCAVLLKGGHSVNDANDLLYANGVCQWFEGRRILNTNTHGTGCTLSSAIASNLAKGFSMELSVKRAKEYISGALEAMLDLGKGSGPMKHNFNLNGYFSEEA, from the coding sequence ATGAAAACAGCATTATCAATAGCCGGAAGCGATTCCAGTGGAGGTGCAGGAATCCAGGCAGATATGAAAACAATGACAATGAACGGTGTTTATGGAATGTGTGCCATTACGGCATTGACAGCGCAGAATACAACCGGCGTGCAGGGGATTCAGGAAGCTTCTCCAGAATTTTTAAAACAGCAGATAGATGCGGTCTTTGAAGATATTTATCCGGACGCAGTTAAGATTGGAATGCTTTCCAGCGCAAAACTTATTCAAGTTATTGCAGAGAGGTTGAGATTTTACAAGGCGGAACATATTGTGATTGATCCGGTTATGGTTGCGACAAGTGGTTCAAAACTTATGAAAACGGATGCGGTGGAGGTTCTGACGAAGGAACTTTTACCATTAGCAGAACTTGTGACACCAAACATTCCGGAAGCAGAGATTTTGGCAGAAATGACGATTTCTGATCGGACCGATATGGAAGCAGCAGCAAAAAAGATTGGAAATACTTATGGCTGTGCAGTGCTTCTGAAGGGAGGTCATAGTGTAAACGATGCGAATGATCTTTTGTATGCCAACGGAGTTTGTCAGTGGTTTGAAGGAAGAAGGATTTTAAATACCAATACACATGGGACAGGATGTACTCTGTCTTCCGCAATTGCCTCAAATCTGGCAAAAGGATTTTCGATGGAACTGTCTGTGAAACGGGCGAAAGAATATATCTCCGGAGCACTTGAGGCAATGCTGGATCTTGGAAAAGGTTCCGGACCAATGAAACATAATTTTAATCTGAATGGATATTTTAGTGAAGAAGCATAG